From a region of the Nerophis lumbriciformis linkage group LG06, RoL_Nlum_v2.1, whole genome shotgun sequence genome:
- the syap1 gene encoding synapse-associated protein 1 — protein sequence MLRGFGSWLGLENPAEAEKQEEEKVVEAQNEVNKPQSAVGQQDEGDEQDENNKGLGDYIFSFASSVTRKITDSVAETSQTIKKSVEEGKIDGIIDKTFLGDFQKEQEKFVQENKAKRSEAAVPPWVGYNEEETIQQQILALSADKRNFLRDPPAGVQFHFDMEHMYPLAAVMLEEDQLLNRMRFDLVPKLVKEDVFWRNYFYRVSLVKQSAQLTALAAQQQKDGEDRGPAVSPDDVVLRDNVRPKTPPVSIGDMQKPSHEEDEEISTSPGVSEFVSDAFDSAAIDREDLRKEMEQLVLDNKDSPPDEEHADWEKELQQELQEYEVMTEADGRDNQWDLEIEEMLQADDR from the exons ATGCTGCGAGGTTTCGGGTCCTGGCTGGGGTTGGAGAACCCGGCTGAGGCGGAGAAGCAGGAGGAGGAAAAGGTGGTAGAAGCCCAAAATGAGGTAAACAAACCGCAATCAGCAGTTGGCCAACAAGACGAAGGAGACGAGCAGGACGAAAACAACAAAGGACTGGGCG ACTACATTTTCAGCTTTGCGTCCAGCGTGACCAGGAAGATCACCGACTCGGTGGCGGAGACCTCACAGACCATCAAAAAGAGCGTGGAAGAGGGAAAGATTGACGGCATCATCGACAAG ACCTTTTTAGGAGACTTCCAGAAGGAGCAGGAGAAGTTTGTCCAGGAGAACAAGGCCAAAAGATCAG AGGCCGCAGTCCCTCCATGGGTGGGCTACAACGAGGAGGAGACCATCCAGCAGCAGATCCTCGCTCTGTCGGCC GACAAGCGGAACTTCCTGCGCGACCCCCCGGCCGGCGTGCAGTTCCACTTCGACATGGAGCACATGTACCCGCTGGCCGCCGTCATGCTGGAGGAAGACCAGCTCCTCAACCGCATGCGCTTCGACCTGGTGcccaaact CGTGAAGGAGGACGTCTTCTGGAGGAACTACTTCTACCGCGTGTCTCTGGTCAAGCAGTCGGCGCAGCTGACGGCGCTGGCGGCACAACAGCAGAAGGATGGCGAGGACAGAGGGCCCGCCGTCTCCCCTGACGACGTGGTCCTGAGAG ACAACGTCAGGCCAAAAACTCCACCTGTGTCCATCGGCGACATGCAGAAG CCTTCTCACGAGGAAGACGAGGAGATATCCACCAGCCCCGGCGTCTCCGAGTTCGTGAGCGACGCGTTCGACTCGGCGGCCATCGACCGCGAGGACCTGAGGAAGGAGATGGAGCAGCTGGTGCTGGACAACAAGGACAGCCCCCCCGACG AGGAGCACGCCGACTGGGAGAAGGAGCTCCAGCAGGAGCTGCAGGAGTACGAAGTGATGACGGAGGCGGACGGCAGAGACAACCAGTGGGACCTGGAGATCGAGGAGATGCTCCAGGCTGACGACCGCTAG